One window of Gloeothece citriformis PCC 7424 genomic DNA carries:
- a CDS encoding DUF2949 domain-containing protein, with the protein MNDTIQKPRLLKFLQEELNIPSASINLALNDPQISYGSLPMLLWRYGLINLSQLELIFDWLDDPKHSYNL; encoded by the coding sequence ATGAACGACACCATCCAAAAACCACGCCTCCTTAAATTCCTGCAAGAGGAACTCAATATCCCCTCTGCTTCTATCAATTTAGCATTAAATGATCCTCAAATCTCCTACGGATCTTTGCCCATGTTATTATGGCGTTATGGTCTAATTAACTTATCTCAGTTAGAGTTAATCTTTGACTGGCTTGACGATCCGAAACATTCTTACAACCTCTAA